A single genomic interval of Littorina saxatilis isolate snail1 linkage group LG17, US_GU_Lsax_2.0, whole genome shotgun sequence harbors:
- the LOC138952091 gene encoding zinc finger protein 143-like produces MNDVLTLGVGLEEDGQGSKLQLHMPAGSETSGEENQDLDTASEVMSNSPGSETAKSVCVSGGAFSETGAATTRIMQGSMNTSVLVLTTTSQRGTVQASVLLDPSSSAGPWSSLQLSSLHSLAQANLISDTQQQIAKQLSAHHDQGEGGKQLSPHHQEGEGAKKGEGSKKEKRTGLRLRSAQKNSSKIRFTNDLRGQPSPGHKKQIAIFEPPPSEPKTFVCDYKGCGRKFAWLAHFKYHKLTHTNDRRYKCESCGKRFLTGQRLQVHMRTHTGERPFLCPAEDCGKSFTTAGNLKNHSRVHTGERPFVCEVDGCGRRFAEYSSLHKHSMTHSGTKPFTCEHCGKGFSQSSSRRAHMNRHQLEDAGKGVVTATLPHETLPADNDGVVAMDNGDLTEDVAVKAEPACDLLVLCNSHHDTVQFQDLQNAESVVFPQGLTDHIVTVTTQPAEGEAERLEMTHDILGTEVLVEDQLSDGRVGGSVVVLSQPSHMDSLHSPLSHSSLSHSPLPSLSHPYHQVATQGEGTVEFDDHSPLLHHLQQEEITPSQHHVLAYPPLDPSQHTHDSQSVAVEIEVGVSSSSSHPRAGGSIHMDPMMECDDDFDTHTS; encoded by the exons ATGAACGACGTGTTGACGCTTGGAGTGGGATTAGAGGAAGACGGACAAGGGAGCAAACTGCAGCTACACATGCCAGCTGGGAGTGAAACGTCAGGGGAAGAGAACCAAGACCTGGACACAGCATCAGAGGTGATGTCCAACAGCCCTGGTAGTGAGACAgccaaaagtgtgtgtgtgagcggtgGTGCTTTCAGCGAGACAGGTGCTGCCACCACTCGCATTATGCAG GGCAGTATGAACACCTCAGTACTGGTACTGACGACCACGTCACAGCGCGGCACGGTGCAGGCGAGCGTCCTGCTTGACCCCTCGTCCAGCGCGGGCCCCTGGTCCTCCCTCCAGCTGTCCAGTCTGCACTCCCTGGCCCAGGCCAACCTCATCTCGGACACACAGCAACAGATCGCCAAGCAGCTCTCGGCCCACCACGatcagggggaggggggcaagcAGCTCTCCCCCCATCaccaggagggggagggggcaaagaagggggaggggagcaAGAAAGAGAAGCGAACGGGGCTCAGACTTCGCTCGGCACAGAAAAACTCGTCCAAGATCCGATTTACTAATG aTCTGCGTGGTCAGCCCAGTCCAGGCCACAAGAAACAGATCGCAATCTTCGAGCCGCCTCCCAGCGAGCCAAAGACCTTTGTGTGCGACTACAAGGGCTGTGGGCGAAAGTTTGCCTGGCTCGCTCACTTCAAGTATCACAAGCTTACTCACAC GAACGACCGTCGCTACAAGTGTGAATCGTGCGGCAAACGTTTCCTGACGGGTCAACGACTACAGGTGCACATGAGGACGCACACAGGGGAGCGACCTTTCCTCTGTCCAGCCGAGGACTGTGGCAAATCCTTCACGACCGCCGGCAATCTGAAAAACCACAGTCGTGTACACACAG GGGAGCGTCCCTTTGTGTGTGAGGTGGATGGGTGTGGACGTCGCTTTGCCGAGTACTCCAGTCTCCACAAACACAGCATGACGCACTCGG GCACGAAGCCGTTCACTTGTGAACATTGCGGGAAGGGCTTCTCCCAGAGCAGCAGTCGGCGTGCGCACATGAACCGTCATCAGCTGGAGGATGCTGGGAAAGGGGTTGTTACGGCAACACTCCCCCATGAAACTTTGCCTGCGGATAATGATGGTGTGGTTGCCATGGACAACGGTGACTTGACGGAAGACGTGGCGGTGAAGGCAGAGCCGGCCTGTGACCTGCTGGTGCTGTGTAACTCGCACCATGACACTGTGCAATTCCAAG ATCTGCAAAACGCTGAGTCAGTGGTTTTCCCCCAGGGGCTGACTGACCACATCGTCACGGTAACCACGCAGCCTGCAGAGGGAGAGGCGGAGAGGCTGGAGATGACGCACGACATACTGGGGACAG AAGTGCTGGTGGAGGACCAGTTGTCTGACGGGCGTGTAGGCGGCAGTGTGGTGGTGCTGTCCCAGCCGTCACACATGGACTCTCTACACTCACCCCTCTCCCACTCCTCCCTGtcccactcccccctcccctccctctcccacccCTACCACCAGGTGGCCACCCAAGGGGAGGGCACTGTGGAGTTTGACGACCACAGCCCCCTTCTCCATCACCTGCAGCAAGAGGAGATAACCCCGTCCCAGCACCACGTCCTGGCTTACCCGCCCCTGGACCCCTCGCAGCACACTCATGACTCGCAGAGCGTTGCCGTGGAGATAGAGGTGGGcgtgtcctcctcctcctcccaccCCCGGGCAGGTGGCAGCATTCACATGGACCCAATGATGGAGTGTGACGACGACTTTGACACGCACACGTCATGA
- the LOC138952093 gene encoding small ribosomal subunit protein uS5m-like codes for MASVLHGLAATLARTSSACHGNIWRCQPSSHSLNLVVQGIQGRQTVARTPVQLTVCRNVSFVGKVTADDLWGGVYGVSNAGRKRGRGKRARKKTDLNRGQIIGVGKNNMVWPGLNAPVIKGKEVVNIKQLPPDPERESRMMEMRDRGSQFRSFKVPALQRGWTGAKFPGTSVGPPDPVGDYKFEGFDSRVLEFKLVTNMTGNLGRKQRFSSFVVTGNKNGLAGFALAKAPNAKASLRKAKNMAAQRLRYIERYDNHTVFHNFYSKEKQTAVFVYKAAKGSGLTCHRAVKTICEVIGIQDMSAKVEGSTTNVQNLTKAFFAGLQRQETHQELADRVKLNVVEFRPDMDNIPLVVARPQDGKTREVGVKEEGFNFEHLYYGGKVPLYRPKAPPFYTKFKSWHIKNRYLVKMRNQRHAQLERLALGIEPSYEEKKRRARALR; via the exons GTAACATTTGGAGATGTCAGCCTTCAAGCCACAGCCTGAATCTTGTGGTACAAGGCATACAAGGCAGGCAGACTGTCGCAAGGACACCTGTTCAGTTGACCGTCTGCAGAAATGTCAGCTTTGTTGGCAAAG TGACAGCAGATGACCTGTGGGGCGGTGTGTATGGTGTCAGCAATGCAGGTCGGAAGAGAGGTCGAGGGAAGCGTGCTCGCAAGAAGACAGATTTGAATCGTGGACAGATTATTGGTGTTG ggAAAAACAACATGGTGTGGCCAGGCCTTAATGCGCCGGTGATAAAAGGCAAGGAGGTGGTCAACATCAAGCAGTTACCGCCCGACCCGGAGCGTGAATCAAGGATGATGGAGATGCGAGACAGGGGGTCACAGTTCAGGTCGTTCAAAGTGCCGGCCCTGCAGCGCGGATGGACTGGAGCCAAGTTCCCTGGAACCAGCGTCGGCCCGCCGGACCCCGTGGGAGACT ACAAATTTGAAGGCTTTGACTCTCGTGTCCTTGAG TTCAAACTGGTGACCAACATGACGGGCAACCTGGGACGCAAACAGCGCTTCAGTTCCTTCGTCGTCACCGGCAACAAGAATGGACTGGCTG GTTTTGCTCTGGCCAAGGCGCCCAATGCTAAGGCCTCGCTGAGGAAG GCCAAGAACATGGCCGCCCAGAGACTGCGCTACATCGAGCGCTACGACAACCACACAG TTTTTCACAACTTTTACTCCAAGGAAAAGCAGACGGCAGTGTTTGTCTACAAGGCAGCCAAAG GCTCGGGTCTGACGTGTCACCGCGCCGTCAAAACCATCTGTGAGGTGATCGGCATCCAGGACATGTCGGCCAAGGTCGAAGGGTCAACCACCAACGTCCAAAACTTGACCAAGGCCTTTTTTGCTGGACTTCAGCGACAG GAGACGCACCAGGAGCTTGCTGACCGGGTCAAGCTGAACGTGGTGGAGTTCCGGCCGGACATGGACAACATCCCCCTGGTGGTGGCGCGGCCACAGGACGGCAAGACGCGGGAGGTTGGGGTCAAGGAGGAAGGCTTCAACTTTGAGCACCTGTACTACGGGGGCAAGGTGCCGCTCTACCGCCCCAAGGCCCCGCCCTTCTACACCAAGTTCAAGAGCTGGCACATCAAGAACCGCTACCTGGTCAAGATGCGGAACCAGCGACACGCACAGCTGGAGCGGCTGGCACTCGGCATTGAGCCCAGTTATGAGGAAAAGAAACGACGGGCCAGGGCTCTCAGGTGA